GAGTTGCAGGCTGCGGTGGACAAATTATCTCCGTCCTGATCTGAAGCATGGCCAGTTTTCAGACACGGAAGAGCAGACCATCGTCAAGCTCCACTCTGTTGTTGGCAACCGGTACACCGATTAATCTACATTGTTCAATCTTTCAATAATACCGTTGTCAGGATTGTTTTCAAAACctcagatatatttttaaacttttaagcGTGCTGTCTATACCTAATTCTGTATCGAGTTTAGCTATTCAATGACTCTGCGAAATGGCATCACAGATGGTCATTGATTGCTGCTCAGCTTACAGGACGCACAGACAATGATGTTAAAAATCACTGGAACACCAAGCTGAAAAAGAAGCTTTCTGGCATGGGTATAGATCCAGTTACCCACAAACCCTTCTCCCACCTCATGGCAGAGATTGCCACCACACTAGCAACACCACAAGTGACCCACCTAGCAGAAGCAGCCCTTGGCTGCTTCAAAGATGAAATGCTCCACCTCCTCACCAAAAAGCGGATCGACTTCCAGCTGCAACACTGCAACACAAATGTAGCACAAGGGAACACCTCATCCCCTTGTATTTCCACTAAACATGATGAAAATGATGATACCATTGAGAAAATCAAGCTTGGTTTATCAAGAGCTATGCAAGAACCTGGAATGTTGCCTCCAAACAAAATCTGGGACTCCACTGGTGTTACTTCGCCCAATTTTGCAGGAACCTGCAGTGATTTTCCTTCATCGGTTAATGCATTTTTATGCTGTCCATCTTCTTTAAGCAATGAAGGAGCTTTGTCGCCGTGGAATCAGAGCATGTGCACTGGCAGCACATGCACAACAGGTGACCAACAAGGTAGGTTGCATGAAATGCTTGACAATGAAGACGGAGAAGAATTCGAGGGTGGGAAAGAGATTAGAAAAGTCTCATCCATATTCAATACAGACTGCGTGCTATGGGATATGCCATCTGATGATCTAATGAACCCAATTATTTAAGAGAATTACAACACAAAATAGGCTGACACCTTTCATTTATTGGCAATAACATATATCTTATGCAATGAAAATATGAATAATGTAAATGAAGACTTATCATATTAATCACACCCTAGAATTACATAATTTCTTGCTGTTCTTCCAATCATTGATGTAACAACCTTTTCAATCATTAGTAGTATGGTATCTTCTCTTACTAGAAACCCAATGTATATCAAGCAAAatatgacgacgacgacgatgtATCAGCCAGAACCTGCAAGTATCAAATAAGTAGATGTTTAAAAATCAAGGTAATTAAAATTCCCCAATACAACCTAAGGCATCTAAGAAGATAAACTTTTACAAAGCTACCTCGAGTTGCTCTTCAGTAAATGAATCTTTCTGGACATTCCATGTATCCGCATGAGTCCGTCGGAACTCAGCGATTGCTTTTGTAACTGCAGATTTCACAGGTGATGGCTCTCCTCCAAAACGAGCCAGCAAAGTAACATGCTCAGGCAA
This genomic interval from Populus alba chromosome 1, ASM523922v2, whole genome shotgun sequence contains the following:
- the LOC118037674 gene encoding transcription factor MYB80, whose protein sequence is MGRIPCCEKDNVKRGQWTPEEDNKLSSYIAQHGTRNWRLIPKNAGLQRCGKSCRLRWTNYLRPDLKHGQFSDTEEQTIVKLHSVVGNRWSLIAAQLTGRTDNDVKNHWNTKLKKKLSGMGIDPVTHKPFSHLMAEIATTLATPQVTHLAEAALGCFKDEMLHLLTKKRIDFQLQHCNTNVAQGNTSSPCISTKHDENDDTIEKIKLGLSRAMQEPGMLPPNKIWDSTGVTSPNFAGTCSDFPSSVNAFLCCPSSLSNEGALSPWNQSMCTGSTCTTGDQQGRLHEMLDNEDGEEFEGGKEIRKVSSIFNTDCVLWDMPSDDLMNPII